TTTACCGACACCCGGATAGTCGAAGATATACTCGGTCACAAACACACCACCGAGCAGTAGCCCGCCGATTTGTACGCCGAAGAGATTGAGCATCGGAATTGATGAATTGCGGACAATGTGCCGCCAAACTATTTGCCGCCATGGCAGGCCGCGCAATCGACCGCCATCGACAAAGCCTTGCTGCAGGTTTCCGGCAATGGCTACAGAGAGCCCGCGAATGATTATCGGCGCCAGCTCCACCGCGAGCACAATCGCCGGCAATATCGTGTAGCTAAAACCTTTGTAGCCAATAGCGGGGAGCAAATTTGCTCGTGTGGATACCAGCAGAATCAATACAAGCGCCAGCCAAAAATTTGGCAGAGACACAAACAGCGAACTCGTAAAGAAGGCGATCCTATCTTGCCATTTTTCGGGTTTCAGGCCGCCAGCGATTCCGAGCGGCACCGCGACGAATAGAGTAAACAACAGACCGAGACCAGCTAGCTGCAATGTATAGGGCAAACCGTCGCCGATTAATTTGATCACATGTGCGCGCCGGGTTTTGAGGGATTCCTCGCGCTCCCGTTCACCTTCCTCGGTGACTCGCCCGCCTTGTTTCGACTGCGCCGTGGGTGCTGCACCGCCTGATTCGCCAAGCAGATAGGATTGACCGAGATCGCCATTGAATAAGTCGACGATGTAGCGGCCATACTGCTCGTGAATGGGGTCTCTGAGGCCGAGTTCCGCCGCCTTTTGCTCCAGCACGGCCTCGCTGACGTTGGCGCCCAACATCATGCGAACAGGATCTCCCGGAATGATCCGCAACAGCGTGAAGATCAAAAAAGAAACCAAGAAGACGACAACAACGCCTTGGGCGAGCCGCCGCAGCAGGAACGTGAGTATAAAGGCCATATTCTATTGTCTGGAAAAGACGTGGGGAGCCGCACCGCAGGACGGTGCGGCTCCCAATTGCCTTAGAGCGCTGACCAAGTGGCCTTGGAAAGATCCATCGGGCCGTTTGGATAAATATAAAGGTCTTTCAACCCCTTATTGTGTGCGTGGATAAGCACCGACGTAAACAATCCGAAACTCGGCATTTGCTTGGCGAGAGCCGGCATCAGCTTGGTTTGAATAGCCGCTTTACGAGCAGCTGGATCGCCGATGGATTGTTGCAAATCGATAACGCCGTCGAGTTCGTCGTTGACGCAGTTGCTCAAGATTTGGCCATCGGAGTGCCACATCGGCCGAACCACCAGATTAGGCTCGGGCGAACCGGTCATCCAACCCGTATCAGCAAGCTGTGTACCGGTCGGACCCTTGTCGAATACTTTGTCGAGCCATGCTGCGACTTCCATCACGGTGAATGTGACGGGAAATCCCTGTTCTTGCAGCATCGCCGTCATGACTTCGCCGTATTCCTTGGTCTTGGGGTAGAAGCCAACCGAGGTCAGATACTCGATGTCGGGCAAACCATCGCCCTTCGGATAACCTGCTTCCGCCAATAGTTCCTGACAGCGTGCGGGGTCATATTCCGGAGATCCAGGAATATCGTCGGTATAGCCGAATTTAACTGGCGACAACTGGCCATTCGACTTGTGTCCGGCCGGACCCATGATTTCAAGGATCAGTTCGCGGTCGATGGCATGGCAGGCGGCGTGACGGATCCGCACATCGTCAAATGGCGGCTTTTGACAGCGGAAATGCAGGTATTTGTTTTCCGTAGAGATCGTCCGCACGACGTCGACATCTTCAGTGAGGAGCGTTTCGTACTGTTCTGGCTCGATCCGCTCGATCAGATCGGCTTCACCGCCAAGCAGGCTCAACAAACGCGTGTTCGCGTCGCCCACAAAGGTTGAGATGTATTCCTCAATCTCTGGCTTGCCGAAGTGATATTTGTCATAGGCCTCAAGGCGAGTGGTAGGACCGTCCCGACCAACGAACTTATAGTAGCTCGTTCCGTTCGGGCGTTCGCCGATCGCATTATTTTTAATATCGTCGGCAGACATGATCGGCAGGAAGCCCGCCAGAAAATAAAACAGCGAACCAGGATAGGCGCCGTCGGCGGCGCGCAAACGGACGGTCCGAGAATCAACGACTTCGGCTTCCGCCTGACCTGGATACCATGTGCCCGCCGGACGTTCCGGGTTGGACGCGTATTCGATCGTCGCTTTCACATCTTCCGGACCGAATTTTTGGCCAGCATGGAAATATACGTCGTCACGCAGGGTGTATTCGATGGTCTTCTCATCGATGACCCGGTGCCCGATCGCCAAATCAAATTGAATTTCTTCCGGGTCGGACTGGGTCATCGGCGTCTGAATCAGTTTTCCAAACACATGATGTTCGAAATAAATCTGAGCCAAAATTGTGTGCGATGTAACATCCCAACTTGCCGTCAACGGTTCGGTTTGAAGATAAGTGATGTTTTTGCGCCCTTGTGCGAGGGCTTTCTTGAAATAGGGTGCCTTGCCAACAAGTGCGGTTGCGGCGCCTGCGGCGGCAGCAGTTTTGAGAAACGTCCGGCGTGTCGTTTTGGTCATAAATCTTCTCCCAATGACGGTCCGGGCTCTGTATTGACCCGTGACGTCGTCTGAATTCACTCGCCCAGCGGCTTACGCAGTCCAAAATCAGGAAATACTGGTCGAGTCTCCCAACGAGCAAAATAATTGATGCCGAAGCGCGGCAGACGCCACGCAAGATCAGTATCAGAGGTTAAGACAGAATATTACAAGTGACAAATGTATTATTGCGTCGCTTGACTCCCCCACAATATTTACACCTTTTTTTCGTATTATTGACCGTCTTACAATCACACTTATTCGCTGTATTAATATATCGCGACTAAAACCCCCGACTTGATGCGAAGACCAGAATTCAATCGTCAATCGCGCGCATCCTGCAGGATCATGTCTGACGCCTTTTCACCGATCATGATGGTTGGAGCATTGGTATTTGCGCTCGTCACGATTGGCATGACCGAGGCATCCACAACGCGCAGGTTCTCAACTCCAATGACACGCAATCGCGGGTCGACCACAGCCATTTCGTCCGTACCCATTTTGCACGTGCCCACAGGATGGTAGGTCGGCAGAGTGTGGCTTCGAATAAAACCCTCCATATCTGCGTCGCTCTGCATATCGACATCACTCTTGGGCAGCGCTATGCCCTCGAAATGCTTTTGGAAAGCTGGAGCGTCGACAATCCTTCGTACGATGCGGCAACCGTCGATCATGCGTCTCAGATCGTCTTCGTCCTCTAGCAGGCGAGAATTAATCTTGGGCGGCTCATTCGGATCTGAGGCGCGCAGGCAAATGTCGCTTCGACTGCTTGGCCGGCAGACGTTTACCGGAATCGTCACTGCCGGGCGCTTCATCATCGACAACCCCTCCGGCCCAAAATCATATCCCACCGGTGTGAAATGCAGTTGGATGTCTGGCCGGGTCTCCGTTTCGGGGCGGGTGCGCAGGAATGCCACGGCATGCGAAATTGAATTTGCCGCCGCGCCCTTGCCGCGCAACAGCCAATTGGAGAGGTGCTTAACGTAATAATAGGGCGTGAGTTCCATGTTGTAGGTGGAGATATTTACATAGGCCGCAACCCAGACCACAGGATGCTCCTGGAGGTTTTGCCCGACGCCCGCGCTGTGGTGAACAATTTCGATGCCCATCTCGCGTAAATGGGCCTCTGGGCCAATACCCGAACGCAGCAAGACCGTGGGCGACGCGATAGCGCCACAGGCGACAATCACTTCACCCGCGGTGCGTTCTTCTTGAACCTGGCCGTCCCGCAGGAAGCGGATACCGACGGCCCTCTTGCCTTCGAATATAACTTTGTCTGCTTTCGCACCCGTGACAACCGTCAGGTTTGCACGCGCGCGCGCCGGTTTTAGATAAGCCTGTGCGGTGCTATTTCGCCGGCCGAAACGGATCGTGCCCTGACTGGGGCCAACGCCCTCTTGCGTTTCACCGTTTACGTCGGCGTTGAACGGAATGCCGGCCTGCTGTGCCGCTTCCAGAAATACAGCCGTGAGCGGATGTGGTGAAGGCGTATCGGTAACTTCGAGCGGGCCGTCGGCACCATGATATTCGCTCGGGCCGAGCGGGTTTTTTTCCATTCGAATGAAGTAAGGCAGCACATCGCGGTAACTCCAGTCCGTACGATTGCCCATCAGCCGGGCCCACTCGTCATAATCTTCGTGCTGGCCACGCAGATAGACCATGCCGTTGATCGAGCTACTGCCGCCCAACACTTTGCCGCCGGGCCACATGTCGATTCTTCCGTTCAGCGAGGGGTCGGGTTCGCACATGTACTGCCAATTAAATTTCGGATTGTTGATCGCCTTGACCTCGCCGCCAGGCACTCGAATCTGCGGCGAATTGTCTTTGCCACCGGCTTCCAAAAGCAGCACATTGTTCTTCGGATCCGCTGAAAGACGGTAGGCTAGAACGCAACCAGCTGATCCGGCGCCAACGATGATGTAGTCCCACGCCATGCATTCCTCCTGGTTTGGTGGCAGAAATTTTTTGCAGTGACAGCATCGTACCAATTCTGCATCGCATCAATTACCTGTGGAACGATTCGTGACGGCCAGTGTACAGACAAGCGACCGAATCATGCTCATCGCGGACTGAACGGCTATAGTGCAGCCATTGAAAAACTGGAGATGTCATGAAACTTCCTAATTTAGGTGAGCTCGAACAAGCAGCGGAACTAGTCCACCAAACCCTAACGCCAACGGCGCAAATAAGCTGGCCATTGCTAAGCCTGCGTGCCGGTGCGGAAGTCTGGGTCAAACATGAGAATCACACGCCGATTGGTGCCTTCAAGGTGCGTGGTGGCCTGGTATATATTGACGCACTCAAGCGCCAAGGACATACCAACCGGGTGGTTGCTGCGACACGCGGCAACCATGGTCAAAGCATCGCTTTTGCTGCAGCGCGCGCCGGACTGAGTTCAACGGTTGTTGTCCCGAAGGGCAATGCTGTTGGTAAGAATGCGGCGATGCAGGCATTTGGTGCGGAATTGATCGAACACGGCGTCGATTTCCAGGAAGCCTACGAACACGCCCTGACTCTCGCCGACGGCGAAGGCGTGACATTCATCCCCTCCTTCGACATGGGTTTGGTGAAAGGTGTCGGGAGCTATGCACTGGAGTTTTTTCACGCCGTGCCCGACCTGCACACAATCTATGTGCCAATCGGTCTTGGCTCAGGCGCTTGCGGCACGATTGCGGCGCGTGAGGCGCTTGGCCTGAAAACCCAAATCGTCGGTGTCGTCAGTGAAAACGCCGCGGCCTACGCGCTGTCGTTCGAGGCCGGCAAACTGATCAGCACCAACAGCTCCTTTTCAATTGCCGACGGTCTGGATTGCCGGGTCCCGGCTGCCGACGCGCTGGAGATTATTCGCACAGGGGTTGAGCGAATTGTCACCGTCAGCGACGATGAAATCTTGGCGGCTATGGCGCATTATTTAACCGACACACACAATCTTGCCGAAGGTGCTGGCGCCGCACCCCTGGCCGCGTTGCTACAAGAGCAAGCACAAATGGCAAGAAAAAAAGTCGGCCTCATTCTCTCTGGTGGCAATGCCGACCCTGCCCTGATAGAGCGCTCTCTGCATCACGCCGCTTTGAAAGGCTGAACCAAGTTGAGGCGGACAGAGGCCATAAGTAGACGTGGCAGCTGCACAATCCGATTTCGCTATTTCATCGGTTGTATTGCAACATCTCACCGCAGTTCAGGTGACGCCTGAGATTGAAATGATTGTGAATCGAGGCGTTGGCTGAAGCGAAGTTTTTGTGGATCTTG
The genomic region above belongs to Pseudomonadota bacterium and contains:
- a CDS encoding ABC transporter substrate-binding protein, whose amino-acid sequence is MTKTTRRTFLKTAAAAGAATALVGKAPYFKKALAQGRKNITYLQTEPLTASWDVTSHTILAQIYFEHHVFGKLIQTPMTQSDPEEIQFDLAIGHRVIDEKTIEYTLRDDVYFHAGQKFGPEDVKATIEYASNPERPAGTWYPGQAEAEVVDSRTVRLRAADGAYPGSLFYFLAGFLPIMSADDIKNNAIGERPNGTSYYKFVGRDGPTTRLEAYDKYHFGKPEIEEYISTFVGDANTRLLSLLGGEADLIERIEPEQYETLLTEDVDVVRTISTENKYLHFRCQKPPFDDVRIRHAACHAIDRELILEIMGPAGHKSNGQLSPVKFGYTDDIPGSPEYDPARCQELLAEAGYPKGDGLPDIEYLTSVGFYPKTKEYGEVMTAMLQEQGFPVTFTVMEVAAWLDKVFDKGPTGTQLADTGWMTGSPEPNLVVRPMWHSDGQILSNCVNDELDGVIDLQQSIGDPAARKAAIQTKLMPALAKQMPSFGLFTSVLIHAHNKGLKDLYIYPNGPMDLSKATWSAL
- a CDS encoding GMC family oxidoreductase N-terminal domain-containing protein — protein: MAWDYIIVGAGSAGCVLAYRLSADPKNNVLLLEAGGKDNSPQIRVPGGEVKAINNPKFNWQYMCEPDPSLNGRIDMWPGGKVLGGSSSINGMVYLRGQHEDYDEWARLMGNRTDWSYRDVLPYFIRMEKNPLGPSEYHGADGPLEVTDTPSPHPLTAVFLEAAQQAGIPFNADVNGETQEGVGPSQGTIRFGRRNSTAQAYLKPARARANLTVVTGAKADKVIFEGKRAVGIRFLRDGQVQEERTAGEVIVACGAIASPTVLLRSGIGPEAHLREMGIEIVHHSAGVGQNLQEHPVVWVAAYVNISTYNMELTPYYYVKHLSNWLLRGKGAAANSISHAVAFLRTRPETETRPDIQLHFTPVGYDFGPEGLSMMKRPAVTIPVNVCRPSSRSDICLRASDPNEPPKINSRLLEDEDDLRRMIDGCRIVRRIVDAPAFQKHFEGIALPKSDVDMQSDADMEGFIRSHTLPTYHPVGTCKMGTDEMAVVDPRLRVIGVENLRVVDASVMPIVTSANTNAPTIMIGEKASDMILQDARD
- a CDS encoding ABC transporter permease, translated to MAFILTFLLRRLAQGVVVVFLVSFLIFTLLRIIPGDPVRMMLGANVSEAVLEQKAAELGLRDPIHEQYGRYIVDLFNGDLGQSYLLGESGGAAPTAQSKQGGRVTEEGEREREESLKTRRAHVIKLIGDGLPYTLQLAGLGLLFTLFVAVPLGIAGGLKPEKWQDRIAFFTSSLFVSLPNFWLALVLILLVSTRANLLPAIGYKGFSYTILPAIVLAVELAPIIIRGLSVAIAGNLQQGFVDGGRLRGLPWRQIVWRHIVRNSSIPMLNLFGVQIGGLLLGGVFVTEYIFDYPGVGKLTIQAVLQRDFPIIQGVAILAAGTLVSVNIFVDLIATYIDRRLKY
- a CDS encoding threonine dehydratase, whose product is MKLPNLGELEQAAELVHQTLTPTAQISWPLLSLRAGAEVWVKHENHTPIGAFKVRGGLVYIDALKRQGHTNRVVAATRGNHGQSIAFAAARAGLSSTVVVPKGNAVGKNAAMQAFGAELIEHGVDFQEAYEHALTLADGEGVTFIPSFDMGLVKGVGSYALEFFHAVPDLHTIYVPIGLGSGACGTIAAREALGLKTQIVGVVSENAAAYALSFEAGKLISTNSSFSIADGLDCRVPAADALEIIRTGVERIVTVSDDEILAAMAHYLTDTHNLAEGAGAAPLAALLQEQAQMARKKVGLILSGGNADPALIERSLHHAALKG